The following proteins are co-located in the Mesorhizobium sp. M1E.F.Ca.ET.045.02.1.1 genome:
- a CDS encoding MFS transporter, protein MSGEARRWSFLALACLAVVLSLTTWFSATAVIPELETRWQLGAAAAAWLTNGVQAGFVIGALTSSILGLPDRWRLNRMMAGAAALAGAANLVLLIEPGAVVAVLARFVTGIALAGVYPPAIKLMATWFRKERGLALGLLIAALTLGSALPHLVRAIGAGVDWRVVVSASSLCAFVSAAIFGRALHEGPFPFARSVVDPRQVGAIIRDRPVMLANLGYFGHMWELYAMWGWFLAYAGAALAAGNPIFSGNVSLLTFAVIAVGALGAAGGGLLADRVGRCNTTALSMALSGACALLIGVFFDGPSWLFVAVALVWGVSVVADSAQFSAAVTELAEPHLVGSALAFQMGIGFAITIAAIWMVPLFGEAIGGWRWAFLLLVPGPAIGAAAMLALRADRSALKLAGGRR, encoded by the coding sequence ATGTCGGGCGAGGCGAGGCGCTGGTCGTTCCTCGCGCTGGCTTGCCTGGCCGTGGTTCTTTCGCTCACCACCTGGTTTTCGGCAACGGCGGTGATTCCCGAACTCGAGACGCGCTGGCAGCTTGGCGCCGCCGCAGCGGCCTGGCTGACCAACGGCGTGCAGGCGGGCTTCGTCATCGGAGCGCTGACCTCGTCGATCCTTGGGCTGCCGGACCGTTGGCGGCTCAATCGCATGATGGCGGGCGCGGCGGCGCTGGCAGGGGCGGCGAACCTGGTCCTGCTGATCGAGCCCGGCGCTGTCGTTGCGGTCCTCGCCCGGTTCGTCACCGGCATTGCGCTGGCGGGTGTCTATCCGCCGGCGATAAAGCTGATGGCGACCTGGTTTCGCAAGGAGCGCGGCCTGGCGCTCGGCCTGCTGATCGCGGCGCTGACGCTCGGCTCGGCGCTGCCGCATTTGGTGCGGGCCATCGGCGCCGGGGTCGACTGGCGCGTCGTCGTGAGCGCCAGCTCGTTGTGCGCGTTCGTCTCCGCGGCAATCTTCGGACGCGCCCTGCATGAAGGCCCGTTTCCATTTGCGCGATCGGTCGTCGACCCACGCCAGGTCGGGGCGATTATCCGCGACCGCCCGGTCATGCTCGCCAATCTCGGCTATTTCGGCCACATGTGGGAGCTCTACGCCATGTGGGGCTGGTTCCTGGCTTATGCGGGAGCCGCGCTTGCTGCCGGCAACCCGATCTTTTCCGGAAATGTTTCGCTGCTCACCTTCGCGGTGATCGCAGTGGGCGCGCTCGGCGCCGCCGGCGGCGGCCTGCTGGCCGATCGTGTCGGCCGCTGCAACACAACGGCGCTGTCGATGGCGCTATCCGGCGCGTGCGCACTGCTGATCGGCGTCTTCTTCGACGGTCCGTCCTGGCTGTTCGTCGCCGTCGCCCTGGTCTGGGGCGTCTCGGTCGTTGCCGACTCCGCGCAATTCTCGGCCGCCGTGACGGAACTTGCCGAGCCGCATCTCGTCGGATCGGCGCTGGCCTTCCAGATGGGTATCGGCTTTGCCATCACCATCGCCGCCATCTGGATGGTGCCGCTGTTCGGCGAGGCCATCGGCGGCTGGCGCTGGGCGTTCCTGTTGCTGGTGCCTGGTCCGGCCATCGGCGCCGCCGCAATGCTGGCGCTGCGGGCCGATCGGTCGGCGCTCAAGCTTGCCGGCGGCCGGCGGTAG
- a CDS encoding sugar ABC transporter permease — protein sequence MTTASDRNPGALLDRSDERLKDRSGAKGAIKGFLDRVRSGDLGSLPVVVGLVLICTIFQTLNPVFLSPNNLVNLLFDCSTVGIISLGIVCVLMVGEIDLSVGSVSGLSSALLGVLWVQWGWPVGLAMLAAMAVGFVTGCVYAFLLNRLGMPSFVSTLSGLLAFLGLQLYILGPTGSINLPYDSPLVNFGQLLVMPHWVSYTLAVVPGVLALVLGYRKAQRRQAAGLSSRSFGGLLLQAVAITLALELVAYYLNLSRGVPWMFALFVGLVVAMNYALKRTQWGRSMTAVGGNREAARRAGINVRLIYTSAFALCATLAATGGLLSAARLATASQQAGTGDVNLNAIAAAVIGGTSLFGGRGSAYSALLGIIVIQSIASGLTLLDLSSSLRYMITGCVLAIAVIVDSLARRSRVSHGRA from the coding sequence ATGACGACGGCTTCCGACCGCAACCCCGGCGCGCTGCTCGACCGCAGCGACGAGCGGCTGAAGGATCGCAGCGGCGCGAAGGGCGCCATCAAGGGCTTTCTCGACCGCGTCCGGTCCGGCGATCTCGGCTCGCTGCCCGTCGTCGTCGGGCTGGTGCTGATCTGCACCATCTTCCAGACGCTCAACCCGGTATTTCTGTCGCCGAACAATCTCGTCAACCTTTTGTTCGACTGCTCGACGGTCGGCATTATCTCGCTCGGCATCGTTTGCGTTCTGATGGTCGGCGAGATCGACCTGTCCGTCGGCTCGGTCAGCGGCCTGTCCTCGGCGCTGCTCGGCGTGCTGTGGGTCCAGTGGGGCTGGCCGGTAGGGCTTGCGATGCTGGCGGCGATGGCGGTCGGGTTCGTGACCGGCTGCGTCTATGCGTTCCTGCTCAACAGGCTCGGCATGCCGAGCTTCGTGTCGACGCTGTCGGGCCTGCTCGCCTTCCTCGGGCTGCAGCTCTACATCCTCGGCCCGACCGGCTCGATCAATCTGCCCTACGACTCGCCACTGGTGAATTTCGGCCAGCTCCTGGTGATGCCGCACTGGGTGTCGTACACGCTGGCCGTGGTGCCTGGCGTGCTCGCCCTGGTTCTCGGCTACCGCAAGGCGCAGCGACGCCAGGCCGCCGGGCTGTCGTCGCGTTCCTTCGGCGGGCTTCTCCTCCAGGCCGTGGCGATCACCCTCGCGCTCGAACTGGTGGCCTACTACCTCAACCTGTCGCGCGGCGTGCCCTGGATGTTCGCCCTGTTCGTTGGCCTGGTCGTGGCCATGAATTACGCGCTGAAGCGGACCCAGTGGGGCCGCTCGATGACTGCCGTGGGCGGCAACCGCGAGGCGGCGCGTCGCGCCGGCATCAATGTGCGCCTGATCTACACCAGCGCCTTCGCGCTCTGCGCCACGCTGGCGGCGACTGGTGGCCTGCTCTCGGCCGCTCGTCTGGCGACCGCCAGCCAGCAGGCCGGCACCGGCGACGTCAACCTCAACGCCATCGCGGCGGCCGTCATCGGCGGCACCAGCCTGTTCGGCGGCCGCGGCAGCGCCTATTCGGCGCTGCTCGGCATCATCGTCATCCAGTCCATCGCAAGCGGCCTGACGCTGCTCGATCTGTCATCCTCGCTCCGGTACATGATCACCGGCTGTGTGCTGGCGATCGCGGTCATCGTCGATTCTCTCGCCCGCCGCTCGCGTGTCTCACACGGCCGCGCCTGA
- a CDS encoding CmpA/NrtA family ABC transporter substrate-binding protein — translation MSTTASHQVTAGFMPLFDSAVLVAADEMGFAAREGIALKLHRETSWANIRDRIAIGHFDVAHMLGPMPLACSLGLTPLASETIVPFSLGLGGNCVTVSNAVWEGMAAHGVVPDLDPARAGAALGALIRERAAAGREPLRFAVVHPHSGHNYELRYWLAACGIDPDRDIEIVIVPPPFMTDALAAGRIDGYCVGEPWNSAAVAAGIGRIVTVKALLWRNSPEKVVGARRSWAEENPETLAALLRALHHSARWCQAPANRSELAALMARPDFLGQPEAIQMPILTGQLQLGAGEARNVEDFFLPFDKAANFPWKSHALWFYTQMVRWGQLAHTPQNLAIARDCYRPDLYRSALKPLGVALPGANAKVEGALKVATPVGSAGASLVLGPDGFFDGQIFDPDRIDAYIAGQKRA, via the coding sequence ATGAGCACGACTGCCTCGCACCAGGTCACTGCCGGCTTCATGCCGCTCTTCGACAGCGCCGTCCTGGTCGCGGCCGACGAGATGGGCTTTGCCGCCCGCGAGGGCATCGCGCTCAAGCTGCATCGTGAGACCTCCTGGGCCAACATCCGCGACCGCATCGCCATCGGCCATTTCGATGTCGCCCATATGCTGGGACCAATGCCGCTCGCCTGCAGCCTCGGCCTCACGCCGCTCGCCTCCGAGACCATAGTGCCCTTCTCGCTCGGGCTCGGCGGCAACTGCGTCACGGTTTCCAATGCGGTATGGGAAGGCATGGCGGCGCACGGCGTCGTGCCGGACCTCGATCCGGCACGTGCCGGCGCAGCGCTCGGTGCGCTGATCCGCGAACGGGCAGCCGCCGGCCGCGAGCCGCTGCGTTTCGCCGTCGTGCATCCGCATTCGGGGCACAATTACGAGCTGCGTTATTGGCTCGCCGCCTGCGGCATCGATCCCGACCGCGATATCGAGATCGTCATCGTGCCGCCGCCCTTCATGACCGACGCCTTGGCCGCCGGCCGCATCGATGGCTATTGCGTCGGCGAGCCGTGGAACAGCGCCGCCGTCGCAGCCGGCATCGGCCGCATCGTCACCGTCAAGGCGCTGCTGTGGCGCAACAGCCCGGAAAAGGTGGTCGGCGCGCGCAGGTCATGGGCCGAGGAAAACCCGGAAACGCTGGCGGCGCTGCTGAGGGCGCTGCATCATTCCGCTCGCTGGTGCCAGGCCCCGGCAAACCGAAGCGAGCTGGCGGCGCTGATGGCCAGGCCCGACTTCCTCGGGCAGCCCGAGGCAATCCAGATGCCGATCCTCACCGGACAGCTTCAACTGGGCGCAGGCGAGGCTCGGAACGTCGAGGATTTCTTCCTGCCCTTCGACAAGGCGGCGAACTTTCCCTGGAAGAGCCACGCGCTCTGGTTCTACACGCAGATGGTGCGCTGGGGCCAACTGGCGCACACGCCGCAAAACCTTGCGATCGCCCGCGACTGCTACCGGCCCGACCTCTACCGCTCGGCGCTGAAACCGCTCGGCGTGGCCCTGCCCGGCGCCAATGCCAAGGTCGAGGGCGCGCTGAAGGTCGCGACGCCAGTCGGTTCGGCGGGGGCGAGCCTTGTCCTTGGCCCGGACGGATTTTTCGACGGCCAGATCTTCGATCCCGACCGGATCGATGCCTACATTGCCGGCCAGAAACGCGCCTGA
- a CDS encoding glucose 1-dehydrogenase: protein MILDRFRLEDKVALVTGGTRGIGLAIAKALGEAGAHVVVAGRTMKDDARQELAGLAFDFLAAEMLDEKAPDRLVADTLAKAGRLDILVNSAGIAVHGDSGDYPEDIWRRTMAINVDAVFRCCRAALGPMRRQGGGAILNVGSISGIVSNIPQNQVAYNSSKAAVHMMTKSLASEVAAENIRVNAVAPGYVETDMSRGGIENPEWFPIWRGMTPMGRVGRPEEVAAAALFLCSPAASYVTGEVLVIDGGYTTR from the coding sequence ATGATCCTCGACCGCTTCCGACTGGAAGATAAGGTGGCGCTGGTGACCGGCGGCACACGCGGCATCGGCCTTGCCATCGCCAAGGCGCTCGGGGAAGCCGGCGCGCATGTCGTCGTTGCGGGCCGGACCATGAAGGACGACGCACGGCAGGAACTCGCGGGTCTTGCCTTCGATTTCCTCGCCGCGGAAATGCTGGACGAGAAGGCGCCGGACAGGCTGGTCGCCGATACGCTCGCCAAGGCTGGTCGGCTCGACATCCTGGTTAACAGTGCCGGCATTGCGGTGCATGGCGACAGCGGTGACTATCCTGAGGACATCTGGCGCAGGACGATGGCGATCAATGTCGATGCCGTGTTCCGCTGCTGCCGGGCGGCGCTGGGGCCGATGCGGCGTCAGGGCGGCGGCGCGATCCTCAATGTCGGCTCGATCTCCGGCATAGTCTCCAACATTCCGCAGAACCAGGTCGCGTACAACAGCTCCAAGGCTGCGGTGCATATGATGACCAAGAGCCTCGCCAGCGAGGTCGCGGCCGAGAACATCCGCGTCAACGCCGTGGCGCCCGGCTATGTCGAGACGGACATGTCGCGCGGCGGCATCGAAAACCCCGAATGGTTCCCGATCTGGCGCGGCATGACGCCGATGGGTCGCGTCGGCCGGCCGGAGGAGGTTGCGGCGGCCGCACTTTTCCTGTGCTCTCCCGCCGCGAGCTATGTAACCGGCGAGGTGCTGGTCATCGATGGCGGCTATACGACGCGCTGA
- a CDS encoding sugar ABC transporter substrate-binding protein: MSRYMSRLTAAAMAVSSLALGATFANAQDIAGSTVAFLMPDQGSTRYEEHDHPGFVAEMKKLCDSCKVLYLNADADVTKQQQQFNSVITQGAKVIVLDPVDSAAAASLVHNAQAQGVKVIAYDRPIPDAKADFYVSFDNKAIGKAIAASLVEHLKAKGVSSDGDVGVLQINGSPTDAAAGLIKDGIHDGLKTGSYKTLAEFDTPNWAPSNAQQWAAGQISRFGNKIVGVVAANDGTGGGAIAALKAAGVDPVPPVTGNDATIAALQLVIAGDQYNTISKPSEIVAAAAANVAVQLLKGEAPKAETTLYDTPSQLFVPAVVMQENLKAEIIDKKIQTAAQLCTDRYAEGCKKLGIE; encoded by the coding sequence ATGTCCAGATACATGTCCAGATTGACCGCGGCCGCGATGGCCGTCTCGAGCCTCGCCCTCGGCGCGACGTTTGCCAATGCGCAGGATATCGCCGGCTCCACGGTCGCGTTCCTGATGCCCGACCAGGGTTCGACGCGCTACGAGGAGCATGATCACCCCGGCTTCGTCGCCGAGATGAAGAAACTCTGCGACAGCTGCAAGGTGCTCTACCTCAACGCCGACGCCGACGTCACCAAGCAGCAGCAACAGTTCAACTCGGTCATCACCCAGGGCGCCAAGGTGATCGTGCTCGATCCGGTGGATTCCGCGGCGGCGGCGTCGCTGGTGCACAACGCCCAGGCCCAGGGCGTCAAGGTCATCGCCTATGACCGTCCGATTCCGGACGCCAAGGCCGATTTCTACGTGTCGTTCGACAACAAGGCCATCGGCAAGGCGATCGCCGCCTCGCTGGTCGAGCATCTCAAGGCCAAGGGCGTGTCGAGCGACGGCGATGTCGGCGTGCTGCAGATCAACGGCTCGCCGACCGATGCCGCGGCGGGCTTGATCAAGGACGGTATCCATGACGGCCTCAAGACCGGCAGCTACAAGACGCTCGCCGAGTTCGACACGCCGAACTGGGCGCCTTCGAATGCCCAGCAATGGGCGGCGGGGCAGATCTCGCGCTTCGGTAACAAGATCGTCGGCGTGGTGGCCGCCAATGACGGCACGGGCGGCGGCGCCATCGCGGCGCTCAAGGCCGCCGGCGTCGATCCGGTGCCGCCGGTGACAGGCAACGACGCCACGATCGCCGCGCTGCAGCTCGTCATTGCCGGCGACCAGTACAACACTATCTCGAAGCCCAGCGAGATCGTCGCCGCAGCAGCCGCGAACGTTGCGGTGCAGCTCCTCAAGGGCGAGGCTCCGAAAGCCGAGACGACGCTCTACGACACGCCCTCGCAGCTCTTCGTGCCGGCGGTGGTGATGCAGGAGAACCTCAAGGCCGAGATCATCGACAAGAAGATCCAGACCGCAGCCCAGCTCTGCACCGACCGCTACGCCGAAGGCTGCAAGAAGCTCGGCATTGAATAA
- a CDS encoding glycosyltransferase family 4 protein yields the protein MRIAHVAPLYESVPPRFYGGTERIVSYLTEALVELGHDVTLFASGDSETSARLVPGRDQAIRLDPRPKKSEIAAHLAMLADVRERAGEFDVIHFHLSHFAHFPFFEHMAGRTVTTPHGRLDYVDLAPAYRRFPRFPMISISHSQKRGLPDANWIATIHHGIPVDAYQPTYDPSPEEPYLAFLGRLSRDKRPDRAIDIARRSGLKLKLAAKIGDDDRAYFHDEIEALIDGDRVDYVGEIAEDEKAAFLGNAAGLLFPIDWPEPFGLAPIEAMACGTPVIAWNCGALPEIIDQGVTGFAVDTVDEAVAAMPALLELDRRQVRAVFEKRFSVTRMARDYLAAYMRLIGIREAKAS from the coding sequence ATGCGCATTGCCCATGTCGCGCCGCTCTATGAGTCCGTCCCCCCGAGATTTTACGGCGGCACCGAGCGCATCGTCTCTTATCTCACCGAAGCGCTGGTGGAATTGGGGCACGATGTGACGCTGTTCGCCAGCGGCGACAGCGAGACCTCGGCGCGGTTGGTGCCCGGCCGCGACCAGGCGATCAGGCTCGACCCGCGGCCGAAGAAATCGGAGATCGCGGCCCATCTCGCGATGCTTGCTGACGTGCGCGAGCGGGCCGGCGAGTTCGACGTCATCCACTTCCATCTCAGCCATTTCGCGCATTTTCCGTTCTTCGAGCACATGGCGGGACGAACGGTGACGACGCCGCATGGCCGGCTCGACTATGTCGACCTGGCACCGGCCTACAGGCGCTTCCCACGCTTCCCGATGATCTCCATCTCGCACAGCCAGAAGCGGGGATTGCCCGACGCCAACTGGATTGCCACGATCCATCACGGGATCCCGGTCGATGCCTATCAGCCCACATATGACCCGTCACCCGAAGAGCCGTATCTGGCCTTTCTCGGGCGCCTCTCGCGCGACAAACGGCCGGACCGCGCGATCGATATCGCGCGACGTTCCGGGCTGAAGCTGAAGCTGGCGGCCAAGATCGGCGACGATGACCGCGCCTATTTTCACGACGAGATCGAGGCGCTCATCGACGGCGACCGCGTCGACTATGTCGGCGAGATCGCTGAGGACGAGAAGGCGGCATTTCTCGGCAACGCCGCCGGTCTCCTGTTTCCCATCGATTGGCCGGAGCCGTTCGGCCTGGCGCCGATCGAGGCCATGGCCTGCGGCACGCCGGTCATCGCCTGGAATTGCGGCGCCTTGCCGGAGATCATCGACCAGGGCGTGACCGGCTTTGCCGTGGACACCGTCGATGAGGCTGTCGCTGCAATGCCGGCCCTTCTCGAGCTTGATCGGCGGCAGGTGAGGGCGGTCTTCGAAAAGCGGTTTTCGGTCACCAGGATGGCGCGCGACTATCTCGCCGCCTATATGCGCCTGATCGGCATCCGGGAGGCGAAGGCCTCCTGA
- a CDS encoding L-iditol 2-dehydrogenase, translating to MKLKDKVAVVTGGAQGIGAAIVRGFAAEGAHVVIADMAIDKADALARELGGKATAVQLDVRDLASIEAMVDSVTRTHGGIDILVNNAAVFDMGPLLEISERSFDLQFSVNVKGLLFTLQAVAKRMVAQGRRGKIINMASQAGRRGEALVAVYCATKAAVINITQSAGLALIKHGINVNGIAPGVVDTPMWDQVDALFARYENLPIGEKKRQVGLAVPAGRMGDPDDYRGAAIFLASSDADYVVAQTLNVDGGNWMS from the coding sequence ATGAAACTCAAGGATAAGGTCGCCGTCGTCACCGGCGGCGCGCAAGGCATCGGGGCGGCCATCGTGCGCGGCTTCGCCGCCGAAGGCGCCCATGTCGTCATCGCCGATATGGCGATCGACAAGGCGGACGCGCTGGCGCGCGAGCTCGGCGGCAAAGCAACAGCCGTGCAGCTCGACGTGCGCGACCTCGCCTCGATCGAGGCGATGGTCGATAGCGTGACGAGGACGCATGGCGGCATCGACATCCTGGTCAACAACGCCGCCGTCTTCGACATGGGGCCGCTGCTGGAGATTTCGGAAAGGAGCTTCGACCTGCAATTCTCGGTCAATGTGAAAGGCCTGTTGTTCACGCTGCAGGCAGTGGCCAAGCGCATGGTCGCGCAAGGGCGCCGCGGCAAGATCATCAATATGGCATCGCAGGCCGGACGGCGCGGCGAGGCACTGGTCGCTGTCTACTGCGCGACCAAGGCCGCGGTGATCAACATCACGCAATCGGCCGGACTTGCGCTCATCAAGCACGGCATCAACGTCAACGGCATCGCGCCGGGCGTGGTCGACACGCCGATGTGGGACCAGGTCGACGCGCTGTTCGCGCGCTACGAGAACCTGCCGATCGGCGAGAAGAAGCGGCAGGTCGGGCTGGCGGTGCCGGCAGGGCGCATGGGCGATCCGGACGATTATCGGGGCGCGGCCATTTTCCTGGCCTCGAGCGACGCCGATTATGTCGTCGCGCAAACCCTTAATGTGGACGGCGGCAACTGGATGAGCTGA
- a CDS encoding AraC family transcriptional regulator: MGPDLEVIQIRPGESFAVKWHGYPYHTVRWHFHPEYELHQIVATKGRYFVGDFIGEFEIGNLVLAGPNLPHNWISEVPEGQSVPLRCRLVQFSEEFIGGAITTFPELGAVSPLLDLSRRGVLFSKGVSREVMPLLAEITHAYGVHRISLFMSIMEALSRESAPRVLASENYLPDPSGYMSAGMNQALAYIRENLTQPFNEGDLAVIAGQTPSAFSRSFRKHTGMSLLQYIKRLRINLACQILMSDEEAQISDICFEVGFNNLSNFNRQFLAEKGMPPSQFRRLVADNFAAARAA; the protein is encoded by the coding sequence ATGGGACCCGATCTGGAAGTCATACAGATAAGGCCTGGCGAGTCGTTCGCGGTGAAGTGGCACGGCTATCCGTACCATACGGTGCGCTGGCACTTTCATCCGGAATACGAGCTGCACCAGATCGTCGCGACCAAGGGCCGCTATTTCGTCGGCGACTTCATCGGCGAGTTCGAGATCGGCAATCTGGTGCTGGCCGGTCCCAACCTGCCGCACAACTGGATCAGCGAGGTTCCGGAAGGCCAGTCAGTTCCGCTGCGCTGCAGGCTGGTCCAGTTCAGCGAGGAATTCATCGGCGGCGCGATCACGACCTTTCCCGAGCTTGGCGCCGTTTCCCCGTTGCTCGACCTGTCGCGGCGCGGCGTCCTGTTCAGCAAGGGCGTGAGCAGGGAGGTCATGCCGCTGCTGGCGGAAATCACGCATGCTTACGGCGTGCACCGGATCAGCCTGTTCATGTCGATCATGGAGGCGCTCAGCCGTGAGAGCGCGCCGCGCGTTCTCGCCAGCGAAAACTATCTGCCGGATCCGTCGGGATATATGTCGGCGGGCATGAACCAGGCGCTGGCCTATATCCGCGAGAATCTGACTCAGCCGTTCAATGAGGGCGACCTTGCAGTGATCGCCGGCCAGACGCCGAGCGCCTTCTCGCGCTCGTTCCGCAAGCACACCGGCATGTCGCTGCTGCAATATATCAAGCGCCTGCGCATCAATCTCGCCTGCCAGATCCTGATGAGCGATGAAGAGGCGCAGATTTCGGACATCTGCTTCGAGGTCGGCTTCAACAATCTGTCGAACTTCAACCGCCAGTTCCTGGCCGAGAAGGGCATGCCGCCGTCGCAGTTCAGACGATTGGTTGCGGACAATTTCGCGGCCGCGCGCGCCGCATAG
- a CDS encoding ATP-binding cassette domain-containing protein, protein MAIPDTPSTTSRPPVLSLRGISKNFGAVSALTDVDLDINAGEIVALVGDNGAGKSTLVKILAGAHMPSAGSITFDGQPVTLANPAAALKLGIATVFQDLALCENLDVVANIFLGRELHPLRLDEVSMEVRAWTLLNELSARIPSVREPVASLSGGQRQTVAIARSLLMEPRVILLDEPTAALGVAQTAEVLNLIERVRDRGLGVVMISHNMEDVRAVADRIVVLRLGRNNGIFLPGASNQELVTAITGADDNAVSRRGKRTAEVKAEGERP, encoded by the coding sequence ATGGCAATACCCGACACGCCGTCCACGACAAGCCGCCCGCCGGTGCTCAGCCTGCGCGGCATCTCGAAGAATTTCGGCGCGGTGTCGGCCCTCACCGATGTCGATCTCGATATCAACGCGGGAGAGATCGTCGCCCTGGTCGGTGACAACGGCGCCGGCAAATCGACGCTGGTGAAGATTTTGGCCGGCGCGCACATGCCGAGCGCCGGCTCGATCACGTTCGACGGCCAGCCCGTGACGTTGGCCAATCCTGCCGCGGCGCTGAAGCTCGGCATCGCCACCGTCTTCCAGGATCTGGCGCTTTGCGAAAACCTCGACGTCGTGGCCAACATCTTCCTTGGCCGTGAGCTCCATCCGCTTCGCCTCGACGAAGTCTCGATGGAGGTCCGCGCCTGGACGCTGCTCAATGAGCTCTCCGCACGGATTCCCAGCGTGCGCGAGCCGGTGGCGTCGCTGTCGGGCGGCCAACGGCAGACGGTCGCGATCGCCCGCTCGCTGCTGATGGAGCCGCGCGTGATCCTCCTCGACGAGCCGACCGCGGCACTTGGCGTCGCGCAGACGGCAGAGGTGCTCAACCTCATCGAGCGCGTGCGGGATCGCGGCCTAGGCGTCGTCATGATCAGCCACAACATGGAGGACGTGCGCGCCGTAGCCGACCGCATCGTGGTGCTGAGGCTCGGCCGCAACAACGGCATCTTCCTGCCCGGCGCATCCAACCAGGAACTGGTGACCGCAATAACCGGCGCCGACGACAATGCCGTGTCGAGGCGCGGCAAGCGCACAGCCGAGGTGAAGGCTGAGGGAGAACGGCCATGA
- a CDS encoding ANTAR domain-containing response regulator codes for MSAGSLAILVIDENRIRASIIEAGLRDAGHRHVTVVHDVAGIARRIAEIEPDVIVIDLENPNRDMLENMFQLSRAVKRPIAMFVDRSDQASIEAAVDAGVSAYVVDGLKKERIKPILDMAISRFNAFSSMARELEEARSELENRKVVDRAKGILMKSRGLSEEAAYALLRKTAMNQNRKIAEIAQSLVTAAGLLGPLEGE; via the coding sequence ATGTCCGCCGGTTCGTTGGCCATCCTTGTTATCGACGAGAACCGCATCCGCGCCTCGATCATCGAGGCGGGATTGCGGGACGCCGGCCATCGCCATGTCACGGTGGTCCACGACGTGGCCGGCATTGCCCGGCGCATCGCCGAGATCGAGCCGGACGTCATCGTCATCGATCTCGAAAATCCAAACCGCGACATGCTGGAGAACATGTTCCAGCTTTCGCGCGCGGTGAAACGGCCGATCGCCATGTTCGTCGACCGCTCCGACCAGGCCTCGATCGAGGCGGCCGTCGATGCGGGCGTGTCCGCCTATGTCGTCGACGGGCTGAAGAAGGAGCGCATCAAGCCGATCCTCGACATGGCGATCAGCCGCTTCAATGCCTTCTCGAGCATGGCGCGCGAACTGGAGGAGGCGCGCAGCGAGCTCGAGAACCGCAAGGTCGTCGATCGGGCCAAGGGCATATTGATGAAGTCGCGCGGGCTGAGCGAAGAGGCGGCCTACGCGCTTCTGCGCAAGACCGCCATGAACCAGAACCGCAAGATCGCCGAGATTGCCCAGAGCCTGGTGACCGCGGCGGGATTGCTTGGACCGCTGGAGGGCGAATGA
- a CDS encoding SDR family oxidoreductase, which yields MSESLSGKVAAITGAASGIGLECARAMLAVGAKVVLVDRAEDRLKELVAELGDNACAVVTDLLDPASVNRMMPEILEKAGTLDIFHANAGAYVGGEVASGDPDQWDKMLNLNINAVFRTVHAVLPHMIEKKSGDIIVTSSVAGFVPVVWEPIYTASKFAVQAFVHTVRRQVLKHGIRVGAVAPGPVVTALLSDWPKAKMEEALAAGSLMEAKEVADAVLFMLTRPRNVTIRDLVILPQSVDI from the coding sequence ATGTCTGAAAGTCTCTCCGGCAAGGTTGCCGCAATCACTGGTGCTGCCTCCGGCATTGGGCTGGAATGCGCCCGCGCCATGCTCGCCGTCGGCGCAAAGGTCGTGCTGGTCGACCGGGCCGAGGATCGGCTGAAGGAGCTTGTCGCCGAGCTCGGCGACAATGCTTGCGCCGTGGTCACCGACCTGCTCGACCCGGCGAGCGTCAACCGCATGATGCCGGAGATCCTGGAGAAGGCCGGCACTCTCGACATCTTTCATGCCAATGCCGGCGCCTATGTCGGCGGCGAGGTGGCGTCCGGCGATCCCGACCAATGGGACAAGATGCTCAACCTCAACATCAACGCCGTCTTCCGCACCGTCCATGCCGTGCTGCCGCATATGATCGAGAAGAAGAGCGGCGACATCATCGTCACCAGTTCCGTCGCCGGCTTCGTCCCCGTTGTCTGGGAGCCGATCTACACCGCCTCGAAATTCGCCGTGCAGGCCTTCGTGCATACGGTACGCCGCCAGGTGCTGAAGCACGGCATCCGCGTCGGCGCGGTCGCGCCCGGCCCCGTGGTGACGGCGCTGCTGAGCGACTGGCCGAAGGCCAAGATGGAAGAGGCGCTGGCCGCCGGCAGCTTGATGGAGGCCAAGGAGGTGGCCGACGCCGTGCTCTTCATGCTGACGCGGCCGCGCAACGTCACCATTCGCGACCTCGTCATCCTGCCGCAGAGCGTGGACATCTGA